The sequence below is a genomic window from Sphingobacterium sp. ML3W.
TCACATTATCATTTTTTAAGAAGAATTTTCGATAAAAACAGAAAAACTCATCCTCAACTCAAGTAGACCGATTTTAAATACGGTCTACTTACTTCATTTTAAAATATCAATATAATTGAATATATTAAAATATAATTTTGTAAAAAACAATATAACCAAATTATATACTAAATCAAAAAAGTTAGGTCAGCCTATTGCCAATTATTTTTATTCGGAGTAACTTAAAGAAATAATTTGAGCGGCACATTCTACCGCGAAAAATTACATTTACCCAGGGAAACAAAAGCAGTTTATTTTTTAATTTTTACTAACGGGGGTAGATACCAAGTTTATGAAATATTACGACGAGAACACATTAATTTACTTAGACGGATCATACGTGAAAGCTTTTGCTACAGGCCTCGACTTGTATACGCAAGCATTACACTATGGCTATGGAGCGTTTGAGGGTCTACGGGCATATAACACCCATAATGGACCTCGTATTTTCAAAGCACTAGAACATTTCGAACGTCTACAAAAATCATGTGAAGCGATCAACATTCCTTATGCATGGGACAATCGTGAGTTAATAGACCGTGCATACGAATTATTAGCGATAAACAATTTACGCTCCGCATATATCCGCCCATTGGTATTCTCTGGTTCAAACATGCATTTGACTTCAGCAACTGAAGCACGAATCATGATGGCAGCATGGGAATGGGGACCATATTTAGGTCAAAATTTGTTGAAGGTAGAGATTTCAGATATTCTGCGTCCAAGCTCAAAAGCCTTTCCAACTTCATCCAAAATATCGGGACAATATATCAACTCCATTTTAGCGAGCAGTAAAGCGATCCAAAATGGATTTGATGAAGCGCTATTATTAGATCAGGACGGTTTTGTAGCACAGGCTTCAAGTGAAAACTTGTTCATAGAAAAAGATTTCAAAATCTACACCCCGCCTATCCAGAATATTTTCCCTGGTATAACGCGAAAAAACGTAATTCTTATTTGTAAAAAACTAGGAATTGAATTAATTGAAAAACACTTAACTGTTCAAGAAATTCATGAAGCAGATTCTGCTTTTCTATCAGGAACAGCAGCGGAGATAATAGGAATAAAACAAGTCGATCATATTGTATATAAAGAAGATTGGGAGCATACAATAGGTGCTTCGATTCAAAGAAGATATAAAAATTTAGTATTAGAGAACGAGAACTATGAAGTCATCATCTGATAAGGAACAAATATTGAATAAATACAGCCGTATATTCACACAAGACGAAACACAACCTGCAGCAAAAGCGATGCTATATGGTATCGGTCTTACAGATGCGGATATGGAGAAAGCACAAGTGGGCATCGCAAGTATGGGCTACGATGGTAATACCTGCAACATGCATTTAAATGATTTAGCACAAATCGTTAAAAAAGGAGTTTGGGCAAACAACTTGGTTGGTTTAACATTCGGTACTATTGGTGTCAGCGATGGTATGAGCAACGGTACCGACGGTATGCGCTATTCTTTAGTCAGTAGAGATGTTATTGCCGATAGTATCGAAACCATTTGTGGTGGTCAATATTACGACGGTTTGATAGCTATTCCAGGATGTGACAAGAATATGCCCGGTGCTATTATCGCCATGGGCCGATTAGATCGTCCAGCGATTATGGTCTATGGTGGAACGATTGCACCAGGACATTATAAAGGCGAGGATTTAAATATCGTTTCCGCGTTTGAAGCTTTAGGACAAAAAATATGCGGAAATATTTCCGATGAAGATTACGATGGTGTAATCCGCAATACCTGCCCTGGTGCTGGTGCCTGTGGTGGAATGTATACCGCAAATACGATGGCTGCAGCTATCGAGGCTTTAGGAATGAGCTTGCCTTATTCATCATC
It includes:
- the ilvE gene encoding branched-chain-amino-acid transaminase gives rise to the protein MKYYDENTLIYLDGSYVKAFATGLDLYTQALHYGYGAFEGLRAYNTHNGPRIFKALEHFERLQKSCEAINIPYAWDNRELIDRAYELLAINNLRSAYIRPLVFSGSNMHLTSATEARIMMAAWEWGPYLGQNLLKVEISDILRPSSKAFPTSSKISGQYINSILASSKAIQNGFDEALLLDQDGFVAQASSENLFIEKDFKIYTPPIQNIFPGITRKNVILICKKLGIELIEKHLTVQEIHEADSAFLSGTAAEIIGIKQVDHIVYKEDWEHTIGASIQRRYKNLVLENENYEVII